ACTTCTTTGAGAATCCGAACGTACCGCAGCATATCCGTGACCGTGTGCGGGATGAAGATTTGGTAGACTTCCGTCTGAATTACTCTTTTGAACGGGCAGAAGGTTATTATCACCCCGATCGTCGGGATACGATAGATATATATACGAAAGTCAGCAAGCTCTATGATAACGAAGGAAACTTTAACGGCTATATCCTGATTAGCATTGATAATACGGAGCAGATTGATGCGATGAACCGTATTCGTGATTTTGAGAATTTCTTCCTGCTCATATCGGATTATGCAAAGGTGGGATATGCCAAGTTGAATCTGCTGAACCGGAAGGGATATGCCATTAAACAATGGTATAAAAATTTAGGTGAAGAAGAGGATACTCCATTGGCGGACGTGGTGGGAGTCTATCGTAATATGCATCCCGAAGACCGTGAACGTATTTTTGATTTCTATCGGGAGGTCAGAAAAGGAAACCGGAAGCACTTTCAGGGAGAAATGCGAATCTACCGTCCCGGCAAGAAGAATGAATGGAACTGGATACGTATGAATGTAGTCGTTACGACATACAATCCGGAGGAAAACGAAGTGGAAATCATCGGTATCAACTATGATATTACCGAACTGAAGGAGACGGAGAAAGAATTGATCCTGGCACGTGACAAAGCCGAAATGATGGACCGTCTCAAAAGTGCTTTCCTTGCTAACATGAGCCACGAAATACGTACTCCTCTGAATGCCATCGTCGGCTTCTCCGACTTGCTCGTCGATACGGAAAATATAGAGGAACGACGGGAGTATATTCAGATTGTGAAGGAGAACAATGACCTGCTTTTACAACTGATTTCGGATATACTCGACCTGTCTAAGATTGAAGCGGGTACATTTGAGTTTACCAACGGAGATGTAGACGTGAATATGCTCTGTGAAGATATTGTCCGCTCCATGCAAATGAAGGTGAAGGAGAATGTCGAACTGATGTTCGATCCGCATCTTGCGGAATGCCGCATTATTAGTGACCGTAACCGACTGCACCAGGTAATCTCCAATTTTGTGAACAATGCGATTAAGTTTACCTCGGAGGGAAGTATCCGTGTGGGATATAAGCAGAAAGGAGAAGAACTGGAGTTCTATGTACAAGATACGGGAGTTGGTATTGACGCAGAGAGTCAGGCACATATTTTTGAACGTTTTGTGAAGTTGAACTCCTTTGTACACGGCACGGGCCTGGGGCTCTCCATCTGCCAAAGTATTGTGGAACAAATGGGCGGAAAGATAGGGGTGGAATCCGAACCGGGAAAGGGTTCGCGTTTTTGGTTTAGCCTTCCCTGTTTTGTGGTGATGTCGGAAGAATAGACAAGAATGATGGGGCTGACTAAAAAGTCAGCCCCAAAGAGTCGGTTTCTTATATTCCGAATGATAGTTTATCGATAGACTGATATACGATACTTGCAATACCCAGTCCGATGATGCCCAGTGTGCAGAGCGCCAGTCCCCACTTTGTACAGCGGTCGCTGCGGAAAGTCGGAATCGGGTTATCGGAAGGCATGATATACATTGCTTTTACAATCAGCAGATAGTAGTACAATGAAATCACGGTATTAACCAGTGCAATGAATACCAGCAAGTGGAAGCCCGCTTCGAAAGCTGCCATGAAAATAAAGAACTTCGAGAAGAATCCGGCAAACGGAGGAATACCTGCCAGTGAGAACAGCGAAATAGTCATCAGAAAAGCCATTTTCGGGTTCGTTTTGTAGAGTCCCGCATAATCTTCGAGGGTAAACTTCTGACTGCGTAATGCTACGATAGTGATGACGGCAAATACTCCGAGATTGGCAGCGGCATATACAAGTATGTAATATACCATGGCGGTCATTCCCTGTGCCGTTCCTCCGATTACACCCAGCATGATATATCCTGCCTGCGAAATACTGGAGAACGCCATCAGACGCTTCAGATTCTGCTGGCGGATAGCGAATATATTGGCGATGGTGATAGAAGCGATAGTCACCCAGTAAAGTACTTCTTGCCAGTCATGTATCATCGGTGCGAATACTTTGATCAGAATTGCCATCAGCACAAATGCTGCCGAACCTTTGGAGATAACACTCAGATAGGCGGTAACCGTACTCGGTGCACCTTCGTAAACGTCTGCCGTCCATAAATGGAACGGAACCAGAGAGAGCTTGAACGCCATACCGGTAAAGAAGAATACAAAAGCCATGATTTGCAACGGATTTCCATCGATATGAGCAGGAAGATCATCGAAATACAGTGTTCCTGCGGAACCGTAAATCATTGACAGACCAAACAGTAACAGTGCGCTGGAGAAAAGTGCGGTAAGGATATACTTGGCACCGGCTTCAGCGGAGTTATGGCGGTATTTGTCGAAAGCGATCAAGGCTGCCATCGGGATGGAAGCTGTCTCCAGTCCGATGAAGAACATCAGGAAGTGTCCGGCGGAAATCATGAGATACATACCGAACAGGGTGGAGAGTGTAAGTACATAGAACTCACCTTGCTTGAATGAAGTATCGTCGCGTTTCATCCATTCGTGTGCCATCAGGAAAACAATCAGCGTGCCTATGTTCAGGATTGATTTGACAACCGTGTGCATGGGTACATAGTGATACATACCGCCAAAAATGTCGGCAGCTGTGCCTGGAACCAGATTGATCGCTGTATGGATGGCCATCAGGATAACTGGCAGCATGGTGTTCAAAACGGGTCTCGTCCCTTTTTGCTTGTGTGCGTCCGGACTCATGAAGAGATCGGCAAGGAACAGCAATAGTAAAACTGCTACGAGCGACAGCTCTTCCCGCATATGTAGAAATTGTGAATAATCCATCTTTATAAATTAAGAATTAAAGATTAAAAAATAAAGGTTATGGGATGAGTTGTGAGACTACAGGGAGTACACTTTCACCAATCATGTGGCTTACCCAGAAAGGAGCCATACCCAGTCCGGCTACACAAACGATGAGGCAGATAACAGCTACCCGTTCATCCCAGGTCGCGTCTGTCAGCGCAAGATGATGTTTGTTGGTGCAGGTACCGTACAGAATCTTGCCTACCAGACGCAGGATATAGACTGCCGTGATCACGATGGATGAACAAGCGATGATGGTCAGTGTACGGTGGAATACGTCGTTGTTCTGGAAAGAACCTACGAAGATAGTCATTTCGGCAATGAACCCGCTTAATCCCGGCAAACCGAGATTGGCAAGACCGGCAATCACATAACATACGCTGAGGAACGGCATTACTTTCATTAATCCGGTAAGCTCGCGGACATCACGTGTGTGTGTACGTCCATAAATCATACCGATCAGGGCAAAGAACAAGGCTGTCATCAATCCGTGGGAAAGCATCTGAAGAATGGCTCCTGTCGCAGCAGTCTGATTCAGCATCAGAATGGCGAAAAGTACCAGTCCGCAGTGAGAAACGGAAGAGTAAGCGTTGATGTATTTCAAGTCTGTCTGTACGCAAGCGGAGAATGCTCCGTAAACAACGGAGATACCTGTCAGTATCAGGAATATCCATGAAAGTTCGTTAGCGGCTTCCGGCATCAGATACATGGCGATACGGAAACATCCGTAACCTCCCAGTTTCATCAGTACTCCGGCGTGAAGCATGGATACAGCTGTCGGGGCGGAAGCGTGACCATCGGGACTCCATGTGTGGAACGGGAAAAGAGCACCCAGCACACCGAACCCGAGGAAGGTAAGCGGGAACCAGATACATTGCTGTGCAAAAGGAATATTATGTAGCTGTGCTATTTCCAGCAGGTTCATGGTGGTAGCTCCCGAACCGAAATAGATTCCGAGAATACCGATCAGCAGGAAAGCGGAACCGCCCATCAGCATAAGGGTCAGCTTCATGGCTGCATATTCTTTACGTCCCGAACCCCATACACCGATCAGCAGGTACATAGGAATCAGCGCGATTTCGTAGAACATGAACATGGTGAATAAGTCGATGGATATAAAGAATCCGAAGACTCCCATAGACAACAGTGTGAACCAAAGGAAATATTCTTTTGTCAGAGGCTGCAGACGCCAGGAGGCGAAAGTACCTGTGAATACAATAACGGCAGACAATAACAACATGGCTACCGAAATACCGTCAACGCCTACCGAGTAGGAGATGTGAAGCGGTGCATACCAGAGTGTATCCGCACGGAATAGCATTTCTGCCGTGTTGCCGGCACTGCGTTCTCCCAAATACATAAAGGTAAGTACGACGGAGGCAATCAGAAGTGCCGATGCGCCGGTAACCATAACCCCCCGAATCGCTTTGATTCCCCGTGCTGCCCAAAGTCCGGCAAGCATCAGTAAGGGGATGAGTACGAAGATTGATAAAAAATTCATAATTGAATTATTAAGTTTTAAGTATTAATTCGCAGCGACTTGTTGCGCAGCTTAATATCTAATACCTGATAGTTAATACTTGCTATAGAACTAACAGCAGGATAAGCGCCAGCGCTCCGCAAAGGAACACGTATGCGTATTGCTGTACCTGGCCGCTTTGAAGACCACGTATCTCGTCGCTTGTCGTATTCGTAGCCCATGCCAGGAAATTAAAGAATCCATCCACTACATGACGGTCGAACCATGCGATAGGAGTCGAAATGCAACGGAAGATGATCTTATGCGTAATAAACTGGTATATATCATCAATATAAAAACGATGATAAGCAGCTGTCCACAATCCATTGAACCGTTTGGCAAGTGCATTGGCAACAGGCTGTTTGGCATTCTTATACATCCATGTGGCAATCCCGATAGAAATAATCGCAATTACAACGCTTGTGACAGCTACCGACAGATCGAGGTGAATAGAGTAAGACTCCCCATTCGAACTGATAAAATGTCCGAAAGGAATGAATCCTGCAAGGCAGGTAACAACCGCCAGAAATATCAACGGAAAAGTCATAGCCAACGGACTCTCATGCGGGCGACAAGGTGCCGCTTCCAAGTTTCCGTGCGGTGTGCTATGATCCGAATGGGAGCTTGCCCGGGGCGGCTCGGCCCCCCAGAAGATGCCGTAGTAGAGGCGGAACATATAGAAGGCGGTCATTGCGGCGATTACTGTCATCACCCAACCCATTGCAGGGCTATATTGGAAGCAGGCAGCCAAAATCTCATCTTTTGAGAAGAAACCGGAGAACGGAGGAATACCGGCAATGGCGAGACAGGCAATCAGGAATGTCCAGTGAGTAATAGGCATGTATTTGCGTAGTCCTCCCATGGCTGACATTTCGTTGGAATGTACTGCATGGATAATGCTGCCGGCACCCAAGAAGAGTAATGCCTTAAACATGGCGTGTGTGAAGAGGTGGAACATGGAAGCCATATATCCCAGTCCTCCGTGGTGCGGGTCCATAGAAGTACAAACGCCCAGTGCTACCATCATAAAACCAATCTGTGAAATGGTCGAGAAGGCCAGCACACGTTTGATATCCGATTGTACGCAAGCCACGCTTGCTGCATAAAAGGCGGTGAAAGCACCTACCCAGGCAATCATATGTAAGGTGTCCGGTGCATAAGCAATGAAAAGCGGGAACATACGCGCTACCAGATAAACGCCGGCAACTACCATCGTAGCCGCATGGATCAAGGCACTGACAGGAGTAGGACCTTCCATGGCATCGGGCAGCCAGATATGCAACGGGAACATGGCACTCTTTCCGGCGCCACCGATAAACATCAGTCCCAAAGCCAATGGAAGCATGGAAGCGCCGCCACTGATCAATGATACCGTATCCGGTGTGAAGCCGAATGTGCCACCGTAGTATCCGTAAATCAGAATACCGATAAGGAAGCCTAAGTCTGCAAAGCGGGTGACAATGAACGCTTTCTTGGAAGCGGCAATGGCAGCAGGCTTTGTATAGTAAAAACCGATCAGCAGATAAGAACTGACACCCACCAGTTCCCAGAAAAGATACATCTGGAAAATGTTTGTGGCAACCACCAGTCCCAGCATAGACATTGTAAACAGGGACAGGAAGGCGTAATAACGTTGAAAGCCTGTCTCGCCTTTCATGTAACCGAAGGAGTAGATATGCACCATCAGTGACACGGTAGAGATGACAATCAGCATCATCACGGATATGGGATCGAGCAGAATGCCCAGATCAAATCGTAAAGTCTCGGTGAAAGGAAGCCACGTAAAATTATAAGGTATCAACGTGGCAAATGTTCCGTCTTCCAAACGAGGGGCGGAGAAATATTGGAAAGCCGTAACGTACGACAGTACTACTACTGCTCCCAGTATCAGCGTACCGATAGCACCCGCTGTCCGATGAGACATCCATTTTCCTCCGATTCCCAGAATGAGGAAGGAGAGGAAGGGAAGAAGGAGTATTAGAATTGTTAGTTCCATACAGTTTATTTTAATTACTTGTTTTATTATTGTTCATATTTATCACGATATCCATCCGAATGGAAATTGGGTCGTGCCGCTTTGGCACTACCACTTCAGATCGTCCAGATTGCGGACTTGAATGCTTCGGAGGTTGCGGTAAATGTTAATCATGATGGCGATAGCTATAGCCGTTTCCGCAGCCGAAATAGCGATGGAAAAGAGTGCAAAGAAATAGCCTTCCATGCCTCCCGGAAAGAGAAAACGGTTGAACACGGCGAAGTTGATGTCCGTGGCGTTCAGCATTAACTCTACAGAAATCAGGATAGCCAGCGTATTACGGCGGGTAAAGAACCCATAGATTCCTGCAAACATCATGATGGTA
This sequence is a window from Bacteroides thetaiotaomicron VPI-5482. Protein-coding genes within it:
- a CDS encoding complex I subunit 4 family protein; the protein is MNFLSIFVLIPLLMLAGLWAARGIKAIRGVMVTGASALLIASVVLTFMYLGERSAGNTAEMLFRADTLWYAPLHISYSVGVDGISVAMLLLSAVIVFTGTFASWRLQPLTKEYFLWFTLLSMGVFGFFISIDLFTMFMFYEIALIPMYLLIGVWGSGRKEYAAMKLTLMLMGGSAFLLIGILGIYFGSGATTMNLLEIAQLHNIPFAQQCIWFPLTFLGFGVLGALFPFHTWSPDGHASAPTAVSMLHAGVLMKLGGYGCFRIAMYLMPEAANELSWIFLILTGISVVYGAFSACVQTDLKYINAYSSVSHCGLVLFAILMLNQTAATGAILQMLSHGLMTALFFALIGMIYGRTHTRDVRELTGLMKVMPFLSVCYVIAGLANLGLPGLSGFIAEMTIFVGSFQNNDVFHRTLTIIACSSIVITAVYILRLVGKILYGTCTNKHHLALTDATWDERVAVICLIVCVAGLGMAPFWVSHMIGESVLPVVSQLIP
- the nuoL gene encoding NADH-quinone oxidoreductase subunit L, yielding MELTILILLLPFLSFLILGIGGKWMSHRTAGAIGTLILGAVVVLSYVTAFQYFSAPRLEDGTFATLIPYNFTWLPFTETLRFDLGILLDPISVMMLIVISTVSLMVHIYSFGYMKGETGFQRYYAFLSLFTMSMLGLVVATNIFQMYLFWELVGVSSYLLIGFYYTKPAAIAASKKAFIVTRFADLGFLIGILIYGYYGGTFGFTPDTVSLISGGASMLPLALGLMFIGGAGKSAMFPLHIWLPDAMEGPTPVSALIHAATMVVAGVYLVARMFPLFIAYAPDTLHMIAWVGAFTAFYAASVACVQSDIKRVLAFSTISQIGFMMVALGVCTSMDPHHGGLGYMASMFHLFTHAMFKALLFLGAGSIIHAVHSNEMSAMGGLRKYMPITHWTFLIACLAIAGIPPFSGFFSKDEILAACFQYSPAMGWVMTVIAAMTAFYMFRLYYGIFWGAEPPRASSHSDHSTPHGNLEAAPCRPHESPLAMTFPLIFLAVVTCLAGFIPFGHFISSNGESYSIHLDLSVAVTSVVIAIISIGIATWMYKNAKQPVANALAKRFNGLWTAAYHRFYIDDIYQFITHKIIFRCISTPIAWFDRHVVDGFFNFLAWATNTTSDEIRGLQSGQVQQYAYVFLCGALALILLLVL
- a CDS encoding NADH-quinone oxidoreductase subunit N, which translates into the protein MDYSQFLHMREELSLVAVLLLLFLADLFMSPDAHKQKGTRPVLNTMLPVILMAIHTAINLVPGTAADIFGGMYHYVPMHTVVKSILNIGTLIVFLMAHEWMKRDDTSFKQGEFYVLTLSTLFGMYLMISAGHFLMFFIGLETASIPMAALIAFDKYRHNSAEAGAKYILTALFSSALLLFGLSMIYGSAGTLYFDDLPAHIDGNPLQIMAFVFFFTGMAFKLSLVPFHLWTADVYEGAPSTVTAYLSVISKGSAAFVLMAILIKVFAPMIHDWQEVLYWVTIASITIANIFAIRQQNLKRLMAFSSISQAGYIMLGVIGGTAQGMTAMVYYILVYAAANLGVFAVITIVALRSQKFTLEDYAGLYKTNPKMAFLMTISLFSLAGIPPFAGFFSKFFIFMAAFEAGFHLLVFIALVNTVISLYYYLLIVKAMYIMPSDNPIPTFRSDRCTKWGLALCTLGIIGLGIASIVYQSIDKLSFGI
- the nuoK gene encoding NADH-quinone oxidoreductase subunit NuoK, translated to MIHMEYYLVVSTIMMFAGIYGFFTRRNTLAILISVELMLNATDINFAVFNRFLFPGGMEGYFFALFSIAISAAETAIAIAIMINIYRNLRSIQVRNLDDLKW